A part of Aspergillus flavus chromosome 5, complete sequence genomic DNA contains:
- a CDS encoding putative geranyl geranyl pyrophosphate synthase, with the protein ILTGPLDYLRENLGKDIRSKLIDAFNEFLEVPNDKLDVIKRIIDLLHNASLLIDDIQDSSTLRRGVPVAHSIFGVVQIINLANYAYFVAQRELTNLTNPLSLSIYTEELLHLHRGQGMELHWRDTLQCPSEEEYIEMALDKTGGLFRLAIRLMQAESASGTDYVPLVETLGLLFQIRDDYQNLQSDTYSTNKGFCEDIGEGKFSYPIILSIRSRPGDLRLLSILKQRSEDITVRKYAVEYIDSTGSFDYCERKITSLLQQAREQVRRSTGY; encoded by the exons ATCCTCACTGGTCCGCTCGACTATCTAAGAGAAAACCTTGGCAAGGACATCCGAAGCAAGCTGATTGACGCATTTAACGAATTCCTCGAGGTGCCAAACGACAAGCTAGACGTGATCAAACGGATCATCGACCTTCTGCACAATGCTTCTTTGCT TATTGACGATATCCAAGATTCATCGACGCTGCGGCGCGGTGTCCCAGTCGCTCATAGCATCTTCGGAGTAGTCCAGATAATTAACTTAGCCAATTATGCCTACTTTGTCGCACAACGAGAGCTGACGAACCTTACGAACCCGCTTTCATTGAGCATCTACACCGAAGAGCTACTCCACTTACATCGGGGCCAGGGCATGGAGCTGCACTGGCGCGATACCCTGCAATGTCCGTCCGAGGAGGAATACATCGAAATGGCCTTGGACAAGACTGGGGGCCTCTTCCGGCTAGCAATCCGGCTTATGCAGGCTGAAAGCGCCAGTGGTACTGACTACGTCCCGCTTGTGGAGACTCTCGGACTTCTTTTCCAAATCAGGGATGATTATCAGAATCTACAGAGCGATACTTATTCCACGAACAAGGGGTTCTGCGAGGACATTGGGGAGGGAAAGTTCTCGTATCCGATTATTCTTAGCATCCGGTCTCGGCCAGGGGATCTTCGCCTGCTGAGCATATTGAAGCAGCGCAGCGAGGATATCACAGTTCGGAAGTATGCAGTTGAGTATATCGACTCTACCGGAAGCTTTGACTATTGTGAACGCAAAATCACTTCACTACTGCAGCAGGCCAGAGAGCAAGTAAGGAGGTCTACTGGATATTAA